The segment TTACAGGCAAAGTTGACATTATGTCGGATGGTGCGGTAGGAAGCAAATCTATGAAGCAGGATGGTAAAGTTGTTAGCAAATCTGATTTTAGTGCTCACCATATCAGAAAATTCGCATACAATGAGTTGGTAAGTGCAACAAATAATTTCAAAGACATGGAGCGTTGTCCAACTTCTTATACATCCATTTACAAAGGTTGGGTTGATGAAAAGTCATATGCACCAACAAAATGTGGTATTGGTTTGGCGATATATGTTAGGGAGGAGGATATTCTAACCTGGAAATGGAAGGTACTTTCACTATGTAAAATGATGACGTGGGACTTATTTTGGATAGCAAAATAAATAGACCTTGTAGTTTTCACGCTTTTTGATATTTTCTAGTTTATATATTAAGGTACTGAACTACATTGGCAATTTGGCTGTGCAGTTGGACTTGAAACTATTAGAATTCAGTCATCCCAATATTACCAGACTCTTGGGATATTGCTTGACTAATGTAACTATGTTTTGGGTATATGAGCTGATTCCAGGGATATGGTTAGATGATCATCTATTCAAAGGTAAGCTGTAAGCATATCTTCTATTTTTTACATCTATAGAACCCTTTGGACTTCCATCTTACAGATTGGATACATGTTAACTATTTTGATGCAGCACCAGATAGAACTCCACTTTCTTGGGCTGCACGATTGAAAATAGCACATGGAGCAGCTCAAGGCCTGTCTTTCTTCCATCAGAGGAATCGTCCAGCTTATAAC is part of the Lactuca sativa cultivar Salinas chromosome 7, Lsat_Salinas_v11, whole genome shotgun sequence genome and harbors:
- the LOC128125893 gene encoding receptor-like cytoplasmic kinase 176; translation: MAEVVFKLESILSQERESSNSIVNEERFIYKVRAFFTGKVDIMSDGAVGSKSMKQDGKVVSKSDFSAHHIRKFAYNELVSATNNFKDMERCPTSYTSIYKGWVDEKSYAPTKCGIGLAIYVREEDILTWKWKVLNYIGNLAVQLDLKLLEFSHPNITRLLGYCLTNVTMFWVYELIPGIWLDDHLFKDWIHVNYFDAAPDRTPLSWAARLKIAHGAAQGLSFFHQRNRPAYNNFEDNLLAPRGFSTFERDKLDGLFGPVRGDESGVQNEIYAFGVVLLKMLTGMKEYDERIPLEQKNLMEWATPLLTNKVYSIINIRTLFLTNLKLKLHLMNACSNELYKLRMPPSLEVDSNPHLLQTNGIRQKRNLQTQSQPSSPEITNAEDFRP